A DNA window from Bradyrhizobium barranii subsp. barranii contains the following coding sequences:
- the kdpB gene encoding potassium-transporting ATPase subunit KdpB: MDTMKLQKRAPMSAMLDPKIVLPAISASFTKLDPRLMIKNPVMFVVEIVAALTTVIFLRDLVTGGENLGFTFQIILWLWFTVLFANFAEAVAEGRGKAQAESLRKTRTESQAKLLSGAGQAFTLVPGTSLKVGDIVLVEAGDVIPSDGEVIEGVASVNEAAITGESAPVIRESGGDRSAVTGGTQVQSDWIRVRITAAQGSTFIDRMIKLVEGAERQKTPNEIALNILLAGLTIIFVFATVTIPSYAAYAGGSISVVVLVALFVTLIPTTIGALLSAIGIAGMDRLVRFNVLAMSGRAVEAAGDVDTLLLDKTGTITLGNRQATAFRPVRGVTEQELADAAQLASLADETPEGRSIVVLAKEKYSIRSRDMAELGATFIPFTAQTRMSGVDAGGSSVRKGAVDAMLNYVGGGAPLAVASGNTARAIQPAVLSDVGREVQTIADEISKAGGTPLAVAKDGKLLGVIQLKDIVKGGIRERFAQLRRMGIRTIMITGDNPMTAAAIAAEAGVDDFLAQATPEDKLKLIRDEQAKGKLVAMCGDGTNDAPALAQADVGVAMNTGTQAAREAGNMVDLDSNPTKLIEVVEIGKQLLMTRGALTTFSIANDVAKYFAIIPAMFLAFYPQLNVLNVMNLSSPQSAILSAIIFNALVIIALIPLALKGVAYRAVGAGALLRRNLLIYGLGGIVIPFIGIKAIDLVVTALHLA; encoded by the coding sequence ATGGATACGATGAAACTGCAAAAACGTGCCCCGATGTCGGCAATGCTCGATCCCAAGATCGTTCTGCCCGCGATCAGCGCGTCCTTCACCAAGCTCGACCCGCGGCTGATGATCAAGAACCCCGTGATGTTCGTGGTCGAGATCGTGGCCGCGCTCACCACGGTGATCTTTCTGCGCGACCTCGTCACCGGCGGCGAGAATCTCGGCTTCACCTTCCAGATCATCCTCTGGCTCTGGTTCACGGTGCTGTTCGCCAATTTCGCCGAAGCGGTGGCCGAAGGCCGCGGCAAGGCACAGGCCGAATCGTTGCGCAAGACCCGCACCGAGAGCCAGGCCAAGCTCCTGAGCGGCGCCGGCCAGGCCTTCACGCTGGTGCCGGGCACCAGCCTGAAGGTCGGCGATATCGTGCTGGTCGAGGCCGGTGACGTCATCCCCTCCGACGGCGAGGTGATCGAGGGCGTGGCCTCCGTCAACGAAGCCGCCATCACCGGCGAATCCGCGCCCGTGATCCGCGAATCCGGCGGCGACCGGTCGGCGGTGACCGGCGGCACGCAGGTGCAGTCCGACTGGATCCGCGTCCGCATCACGGCCGCGCAAGGCTCGACCTTCATCGACCGCATGATCAAGCTGGTCGAGGGCGCCGAGCGGCAGAAGACGCCGAACGAGATCGCGCTCAACATCCTGCTCGCCGGCCTCACCATCATCTTCGTGTTCGCCACCGTCACCATTCCGAGCTATGCGGCTTATGCCGGCGGCTCGATCTCGGTGGTCGTGCTGGTCGCACTGTTCGTGACGCTGATCCCGACCACGATCGGCGCGCTACTGTCGGCGATCGGTATCGCTGGCATGGACCGCCTGGTCCGCTTCAACGTGCTGGCGATGTCCGGCCGCGCGGTCGAGGCTGCCGGTGACGTCGACACGCTGCTGCTCGACAAGACCGGTACGATCACGCTCGGCAACCGCCAGGCGACCGCGTTCCGTCCGGTGCGCGGCGTCACCGAGCAGGAACTCGCCGATGCGGCGCAGCTCGCTTCGCTCGCTGACGAGACCCCGGAAGGCCGCTCCATCGTCGTGCTGGCGAAGGAGAAGTATTCCATTCGCAGCCGGGACATGGCCGAGCTTGGCGCCACCTTCATTCCGTTCACGGCACAAACCCGCATGAGCGGTGTCGATGCCGGCGGCTCGTCGGTGCGCAAGGGCGCGGTCGATGCCATGCTCAACTATGTCGGCGGCGGTGCGCCGCTGGCCGTTGCCTCGGGCAACACCGCGCGCGCCATCCAGCCTGCGGTCCTTTCCGACGTCGGCCGTGAAGTCCAGACCATTGCCGACGAGATCTCGAAAGCGGGCGGAACGCCGCTTGCGGTCGCCAAGGACGGCAAGCTGCTCGGCGTCATCCAGCTCAAGGACATCGTCAAGGGCGGCATCCGCGAGCGCTTCGCACAACTGCGCCGCATGGGCATCCGCACCATCATGATCACCGGCGACAACCCGATGACGGCTGCTGCGATTGCCGCCGAAGCCGGCGTCGATGACTTCCTCGCGCAGGCAACGCCCGAGGACAAGCTGAAGCTGATCCGCGACGAGCAGGCCAAGGGCAAGCTGGTCGCCATGTGCGGCGACGGCACCAACGACGCGCCGGCGCTTGCCCAAGCCGACGTCGGCGTCGCCATGAACACCGGCACCCAGGCCGCCCGCGAGGCCGGCAACATGGTCGACCTCGATTCCAACCCGACCAAGCTGATCGAGGTGGTCGAGATCGGCAAGCAGCTGCTGATGACGCGCGGTGCGCTGACGACGTTCTCGATCGCCAACGACGTCGCAAAGTATTTTGCGATCATCCCGGCGATGTTCCTGGCGTTCTACCCGCAGCTCAACGTGCTCAACGTCATGAACCTGTCGAGCCCGCAGAGCGCCATCCTGTCGGCGATCATCTTCAACGCGCTGGTCATCATCGCGCTGATCCCGCTGGCGCTGAAGGGCGTGGCCTATCGCGCGGTTGGTGCCGGCGCATTGCTGAGGCGCAACCTCCTGATCTACGGCCTCGGCGGCATCGTGATTCCCTTCATCGGCATCAAGGCGATCGACCTCGTCGTCACCGCCTTGCATCTGGCTTGA
- the kdpA gene encoding potassium-transporting ATPase subunit KdpA: protein MTMIGWLQIILFCAIIVALTKPLGGYMTAVFNGERTFLSPVLRPIEAGIYWFSGVEERREQHWLTYTVSMLLFHVGGFLIIYGVMRLQAVLPFNPAGQGAVAQDLSFNTAISFITNTNWQNYGGESTVSYLVQMLGLTHQNFLSAATGIALAVAMIRGFSRASMRTVGNFWVDVTRTTLYVLLPICVVYTLFLVWQGIPQTLGDYVEATTLEGAKQTIAVGPVASQVAIKMLGTNGGGFFNANAAHPFENPTALSNLVQMLSIFLIGAAMTNVFGRMVGNQRQGWAIFAVMGVLFIAGVSITYWAEANGTSMMHALGLTGGNMEGKEVRFGIVASSLFAVVTTAASCGAVNAMHDSFTALGGMIPLINMQLGEVIIGGVGAGLYGMLLFVVLAIFVAGLMVGRTPEYVGKKIEAREVKMAMLAILVLPLMYLGWTAVGVVYPAAVASMANAGPHGFTEVLYAFTSATGNNGSAFAGLTGNTLFYNLTLASAMFVGRFFMIVPAMAIAGSLAAKKSIPPSAGTFPTTGGLFVGLVVGVILIIGGLTFFPALALGPIVEQLAMNAGNVF from the coding sequence ATGACTATGATCGGTTGGCTCCAGATCATTCTCTTTTGCGCGATTATCGTCGCGCTGACAAAACCGCTCGGCGGGTACATGACGGCTGTGTTCAACGGCGAGCGGACGTTCCTGTCGCCGGTGCTGCGGCCGATCGAGGCCGGCATCTACTGGTTTTCCGGCGTCGAAGAGAGGCGCGAGCAGCATTGGCTGACCTACACGGTCTCGATGCTGCTGTTTCATGTCGGCGGCTTCCTCATCATCTACGGCGTGATGCGGCTTCAGGCGGTGCTGCCCTTCAACCCGGCCGGGCAGGGCGCGGTCGCCCAGGATCTCTCCTTCAACACCGCGATTTCCTTCATCACCAATACCAACTGGCAGAATTACGGCGGCGAGAGCACGGTATCCTATCTCGTGCAGATGCTCGGCCTGACGCACCAGAATTTCCTGTCGGCGGCGACCGGCATCGCGCTTGCGGTGGCCATGATCCGCGGATTCTCGCGCGCCTCGATGCGCACGGTCGGCAATTTCTGGGTCGACGTCACCCGCACGACACTTTACGTACTGCTGCCGATCTGCGTCGTCTACACGCTGTTCCTGGTCTGGCAGGGCATCCCGCAGACGCTCGGCGATTACGTCGAGGCCACGACGCTCGAAGGCGCCAAGCAGACCATCGCGGTCGGCCCGGTCGCCTCGCAGGTCGCGATCAAGATGCTCGGCACCAATGGCGGCGGCTTCTTCAACGCCAACGCCGCCCATCCCTTCGAGAACCCGACCGCGCTGTCGAATCTTGTGCAGATGCTCTCGATCTTCCTGATCGGCGCGGCCATGACCAATGTGTTCGGCCGCATGGTCGGCAACCAGCGCCAGGGCTGGGCGATCTTCGCGGTGATGGGCGTGCTGTTCATCGCCGGTGTCTCCATCACCTACTGGGCGGAAGCCAACGGCACCTCGATGATGCATGCGCTCGGCCTCACCGGCGGCAACATGGAGGGCAAGGAAGTCCGCTTCGGCATCGTCGCATCCTCGCTGTTCGCCGTGGTGACCACGGCTGCCTCCTGCGGCGCGGTCAACGCCATGCATGACAGCTTCACCGCGCTCGGCGGCATGATCCCGCTGATCAACATGCAGCTCGGCGAAGTCATCATCGGCGGCGTCGGCGCCGGCCTCTATGGCATGCTGCTGTTCGTCGTGCTCGCGATCTTCGTCGCCGGCCTGATGGTCGGCCGCACACCGGAATATGTCGGCAAGAAGATCGAGGCGCGCGAAGTCAAGATGGCGATGCTCGCGATCCTGGTGCTGCCGCTGATGTATCTCGGCTGGACCGCGGTCGGCGTGGTCTATCCGGCGGCGGTCGCCTCCATGGCGAATGCCGGCCCGCATGGCTTCACCGAGGTGCTCTACGCCTTCACCTCGGCGACCGGCAACAACGGCTCGGCCTTCGCGGGCCTCACCGGCAACACGCTGTTCTACAACCTCACCCTCGCATCCGCGATGTTCGTCGGCCGGTTCTTCATGATCGTTCCGGCGATGGCGATTGCGGGCTCGCTGGCCGCCAAGAAGTCGATCCCGCCGTCGGCGGGCACGTTCCCGACCACGGGCGGGCTGTTTGTCGGCCTCGTCGTGGGCGTGATCCTGATCATCGGCGGCCTGACCTTCTTCCCGGCACTCGCGCTCGGCCCGATCGTCGAGCAACTCGCGATGAACGCCGGCAACGTCTTCTGA
- a CDS encoding AMP-binding protein, with translation MSVSQFSLQSLIGTEGAEPAFVFDGRPVSRAEFSGKVEQTAAWLAAQGIGRGDVVAVWLVNRVEWIALLFAAARCGAIVAAVNTRYRSAEVGHLLKVSGARLMVVEAAFRSIDFAAILAEVSRDEVPALQRLAVVGGDAIPAHWPCAHFDAFETSYPPAPPAQDEVDLPVLLYTTSGTTKGPKLVAHSQRTLATHAASVAKALKLSPQRHSLLAMLPFCGTFGMTSLLGFIAAGATIHVLDAFEAASASKVLGEHKITHAFGSDEMFRRILALADTPRPFPHLEVCGFAAFQPGWRELAAETEARGMPLFGLYGSSEVQALFSIARPGDAFANRIEGGGWPMSPDAKVRVRDTETGELAAQGVSGEIEISAPSCFLGYFNNPDATRDAITADGFFRTGDIGRMRGDGAFVYETRAGDAMRLGGFLVAPGEIEDELKACTGVADAQAVAIDLRGQARCVAFVIPAKEPPQQEMLVARLRERLAGYKVPARIYIVDAFPVTDSANGVKIQRARLRAMAMERIAAE, from the coding sequence ATGAGCGTCAGCCAATTCTCGCTTCAATCGCTGATCGGCACCGAAGGCGCCGAGCCCGCCTTCGTGTTTGACGGCAGGCCGGTCTCGCGCGCGGAATTCTCCGGGAAGGTCGAGCAGACCGCCGCATGGCTTGCCGCGCAAGGCATCGGCCGGGGCGACGTGGTCGCGGTCTGGCTGGTCAACCGGGTCGAATGGATCGCACTGCTGTTCGCCGCCGCCCGCTGCGGTGCGATCGTCGCCGCGGTCAATACCCGCTACCGCAGCGCGGAAGTCGGCCATCTGCTCAAGGTATCCGGCGCCAGGCTGATGGTGGTCGAGGCCGCGTTCCGCTCGATCGATTTTGCCGCCATCCTCGCCGAGGTCAGCAGGGACGAAGTGCCTGCGCTGCAAAGGCTCGCGGTGGTCGGCGGGGATGCGATCCCCGCTCACTGGCCCTGTGCGCACTTCGATGCGTTCGAGACGTCCTACCCGCCAGCGCCGCCGGCGCAGGACGAGGTCGATCTGCCGGTGCTGCTCTACACGACATCGGGCACGACCAAGGGACCGAAGCTCGTCGCGCATTCGCAGCGGACGCTCGCCACGCACGCCGCTTCCGTCGCCAAGGCGCTGAAACTCTCGCCACAGCGCCATTCGCTGCTGGCCATGCTGCCGTTCTGCGGCACCTTCGGCATGACCAGCCTGCTCGGCTTCATCGCAGCCGGCGCGACCATCCATGTGCTCGATGCTTTCGAGGCGGCATCAGCGTCGAAGGTCCTTGGCGAACACAAGATCACGCACGCCTTCGGCTCCGACGAGATGTTCCGCCGCATCCTCGCGCTCGCCGACACACCTCGGCCATTCCCGCATCTCGAAGTCTGCGGCTTCGCCGCGTTCCAGCCCGGCTGGCGCGAGCTCGCGGCGGAGACCGAGGCGCGCGGCATGCCGCTGTTCGGCCTCTACGGCTCGAGCGAGGTGCAGGCGCTGTTCTCGATCGCCCGCCCCGGTGATGCCTTCGCCAATCGAATCGAAGGCGGCGGCTGGCCGATGTCTCCCGACGCGAAGGTGCGCGTGCGCGACACCGAGACCGGGGAGCTGGCGGCGCAAGGCGTCTCCGGCGAGATCGAGATCAGCGCGCCCTCGTGCTTCCTCGGCTATTTCAACAACCCGGATGCGACGCGCGATGCGATCACCGCGGATGGCTTCTTCCGCACCGGCGACATCGGTCGGATGCGCGGCGACGGCGCCTTCGTCTACGAGACCCGCGCGGGCGATGCGATGCGGCTCGGCGGCTTCCTGGTTGCGCCGGGCGAGATCGAGGACGAGCTCAAAGCCTGCACGGGGGTTGCCGACGCCCAGGCTGTCGCGATCGATCTTAGGGGTCAGGCGCGCTGCGTCGCCTTTGTGATCCCGGCCAAGGAGCCGCCGCAGCAGGAGATGCTGGTGGCGCGCCTGCGCGAGCGGCTCGCCGGCTACAAGGTGCCGGCCCGAATCTATATCGTCGACGCTTTCCCCGTCACCGACAGCGCCAACGGTGTGAAAATCCAGCGCGCCCGGCTTCGCGCCATGGCAATGGAACGGATCGCCGCCGAATAG
- the upp gene encoding uracil phosphoribosyltransferase, which translates to MSTSSVNVVAHPLVQHKLSLMREKDRSTKSFREILNEIGMLLGYEVTRDLPLELVEIETPISPMRAPKIAGKKLTLAPILRAGVGFLDGMLALMPSARIAHIGLYRDPETLQAVEYYFKAPQDLSDRTVILMDPMLATGNSACAGASLLKARGARDIRFVCLLAAPEGIAQFQSEHPDVPVWTAAIDERLNDHGYIVPGLGDAGDRMFGTK; encoded by the coding sequence ATGAGCACAAGCAGCGTCAATGTCGTCGCCCACCCCCTGGTCCAGCACAAGCTCTCCCTCATGCGGGAGAAGGACCGCTCGACCAAGAGTTTTCGCGAGATCCTGAACGAGATCGGGATGCTGCTCGGCTACGAGGTGACGCGCGATCTGCCTTTGGAGCTGGTGGAGATCGAGACGCCGATCTCGCCGATGCGGGCACCGAAGATCGCCGGCAAGAAGCTCACGCTGGCGCCGATCCTGCGCGCCGGCGTCGGCTTCCTCGACGGCATGCTGGCGCTGATGCCGTCGGCGCGCATCGCCCATATCGGGCTCTACCGCGATCCCGAGACATTGCAGGCCGTGGAATATTACTTCAAGGCGCCGCAGGACCTGTCCGACCGCACCGTGATCCTGATGGACCCGATGCTGGCGACCGGCAACTCGGCCTGCGCCGGTGCCTCCCTGCTCAAGGCGCGCGGCGCCCGCGACATCCGCTTCGTCTGCCTTCTGGCCGCGCCCGAAGGCATCGCGCAGTTCCAGAGCGAGCATCCCGACGTGCCGGTCTGGACCGCCGCGATCGACGAGCGGCTCAACGACCACGGCTACATCGTGCCGGGCCTGGGCGATGCCGGCGACCGGATGTTCGGCACCAAGTAG
- the dapA gene encoding 4-hydroxy-tetrahydrodipicolinate synthase — MFIPPSAWFTGFIPDLPTPFDSADAIDLKAFAALCERQIAAGVPALVVCETAGEAPTLSPAEQALIIRTAVDVARGRVRIIAGAVSNSTSHAIELARRAEAGGADAVMSVVPAYNKPMQEGMLAHFRAIAGAIGLPVILHDAPSRTLRPLADETLLRLVESRQFVGLRDASGDITRPMRLSRHLPAGFRCLSGDDSTAFGFIADGGDGAISEVANVAPDLCRTIFSHVRQGRLQSARYLHRRLIPLIACLGKESPAALKGALGVLGLMSPATRLPIVPLDAAAQREVVRAFAAIADEELIDRVGA; from the coding sequence ATGTTCATCCCACCCTCCGCCTGGTTCACCGGGTTCATACCGGACCTGCCGACGCCGTTCGATTCGGCCGACGCGATCGACCTGAAGGCGTTCGCCGCGCTCTGCGAGCGTCAGATCGCAGCCGGCGTACCCGCGCTGGTGGTGTGTGAGACCGCCGGCGAGGCACCGACGCTCTCGCCGGCCGAGCAGGCGCTGATCATTCGCACCGCGGTCGATGTCGCGCGTGGCCGCGTGCGGATCATTGCCGGCGCCGTGTCGAATTCAACGAGCCACGCCATCGAACTCGCGCGGCGCGCGGAGGCTGGCGGCGCCGATGCCGTGATGTCGGTCGTGCCCGCCTACAACAAGCCGATGCAGGAAGGAATGCTCGCGCACTTCCGCGCCATTGCCGGCGCGATCGGCCTGCCCGTGATCCTGCACGACGCCCCCTCCCGCACGCTGCGCCCGCTCGCCGACGAGACGCTTCTGCGTCTCGTCGAATCGCGCCAGTTCGTCGGCCTGCGCGATGCGAGCGGCGACATCACCCGCCCGATGCGCCTGTCCCGCCACCTGCCTGCCGGCTTCCGCTGTCTATCCGGCGACGACAGCACCGCCTTCGGCTTCATCGCGGACGGCGGCGATGGCGCGATCTCGGAGGTTGCCAACGTCGCGCCGGATCTCTGCCGCACGATTTTTTCACATGTCAGGCAGGGCCGGCTGCAATCCGCCCGCTACCTGCACAGGCGCCTGATCCCCTTGATCGCCTGCCTCGGGAAGGAGAGCCCGGCCGCACTTAAAGGTGCACTCGGCGTGCTTGGCCTGATGTCGCCCGCCACAAGGCTTCCGATCGTTCCGCTGGACGCAGCCGCGCAGAGGGAAGTGGTACGCGCATTCGCCGCGATCGCCGACGAGGAGCTGATCGACCGCGTCGGCGCCTGA
- a CDS encoding K(+)-transporting ATPase subunit F — translation MTFDYSLAAVVSLGLLFYLTYALLRPERF, via the coding sequence ATGACCTTCGATTATTCGCTCGCCGCCGTCGTCTCGCTCGGCCTCCTGTTCTACCTCACTTACGCGCTGCTGCGGCCCGAGCGGTTCTGA